The segment TTAAAGGCGTGCCGTAATGACCTCTTTGGCAAGTTTGGATTTGACATCATAAACTACCGACTTTGCATTGCAGAGTTTTTTTATTTCCAAATTTTCAAACTCACGATGCGCCACTGCCAAGACAAGTGCGTCGAAGGGTGCGGCTTGTTCTAATTTTTGGGTTGTCATCAAATCAATTCCGTACTCGTGCAGGACTTCTTCGGGGCTTGCCCATGGGTCGTGAATGGATACGGTCGTACCAAAATCCTGCAATTCGCGAATCACATCAATAACTTTGGAATTGCGGATGTCGGGGCAATTTTCTTTGAAGGTGATGCCTAAGACCAAGATATTTGCACCTTTTACGTGTATATCTTTTTGTATCAAAAGTTTGACGATTTTGGCGGCAATAAAGCTGCCCATATTGTCATTGATGCGCCTGCCTGCCAAGATAACTTCGGGGTGATAGCCCAAACTTTCCGCCTTGTGTGTGAGGTAGTAGGGGTCTACGCCGATACAATGCCCCCCTACCAGACCAGGGCGAAAGGGGAGAAAGTTCCACTTTGTGCCTGCCGCTTCCAGCACTTCGGTCGTATCGATGCCCATTCTATCAAAAATAAGAGCCAACTCATTGACAAAGGCAATGTTCAAATCTCTTTGTGCATTTTCGATAACCTTCGAAGCCTCTGCCACTTTGATAGAAGAAGCCAAATGCGTACCTGCCTCGATGATAGAGCCATAAAGGGCGTTGAGCTGCTGTGCCACATCGGGCGTGCTGCCACTGACCACTTTCTTGATTTTGGTAAGGGTATGCTGCTTATCGCCCGGATTGATGCGTTCAGGCGAATAGCCACAATAGAAATCGCGGTTATAGACCAAGCCGCTTTCCTTTTCTAAAAGGGGAACGCAATCTTCTTCGGTGCAGGTAGGATAGACCGTCGATTCATAGACGACGATGTCGCCTTTTTTCAAGACCTTTCCTATCATTTGCGAAGCACGTTTGAGCGGCGTAAGGTCGGGAATTTTGTAAGCGTCTATGGGCGTAGGGACGGTGATGATAAAAATGTTGGCTTGCCTTAAATCGTCCAACTGCGTTGTGTAGGATAAAAATTGGGCGGCGGCTAATTCCTGCGCTGTTGTTTCTAAGGTTTTATCGATGCCCTGTTGTAGTTCTTTGATGCGGCTTGGGTTGATGTCGAAGCCGATTGTAGGGTATTTCTGCCCAAAGGTAACGGCTAAGGGCAGCCCTACATAACCCAGACCGATAATAGCAAGAGTGGTTTGCTGCATACAGTTCAAATTGAAAGTAGTTGAGGAAAGCAAAAATACGCTTCTTTTTTAGAAAACGTGAAAAAAGGCGTTTTTTTCTCTCGATTGCGCTATCTTTGCAAAAAGGCTTTTTATACCCATATTCGTACCATTTCGACCATGAACACAGACACAAACACACTCCAAAAAGTAGCCTTGCACCATATCCATGAGCAGTTGGGCGCGAAACTTGTCCCCTTTGCAGGTTTTCAGATGCCTGTTTGGTATAGCTCTCAAAATGCCGAGCATCAGACGGTTCGCCAAAAAGTGGGCATCTTTGATGTTTCTCACATGGGCGAATTTTTGGTTTCGGGCGTAGGCGCGACCGATTTTTTACAATACGTAACCAGCAACGACGTAAGCAGCCTTTATGAGGGCAAGGTGCAATACTCCTGCCTACCCAACGGCAAAGGCGGTATCGTAGATGACCTCTTGGTTTATCGTTTGGGTCAGGAATCGTATCTTTTGGTAGTCAATGCCTCTAATATAGAAAAAGATTGGAATTGGCTTTTGAGCCACAAACCCGAAGGCGTAGAGATGCGCGATATTTCGGCACAAACTTCTCTTTTTGCCGTTCAGGGCAAATTAGCCACTGACGCTTTGCAGCCCCTTACGGAAGCAAATTTGGGCAGCATGAAATACTACCATTTCATCAAAACCACCTTTGCAGGCGTGCCAGACGTGCTTATTTCTACCACAGGCTACACAGGCGCAGGCGGCTATGAAGTCTATGTACCAAACGAAGCGGCAGAAAAAGTTTGGCAGGCGATAATGGAAAGTGGTGCGCCACAGGGAATTCAACCTATTGGCTTAGCAGCACGCGATACTCTGCGTTTAGAGATGGGCTTTTGCCTGTATGGAAACGACATCGACGATAGCACTTCACCCATAGAGGCGGGTTTGGGTTGGATAACCAAATTCAACAAAAACTTTATTGATGCCGACCTGCTCAAAAAGCAAAAAGAAGAAGGCACAAGCCGAAAATTGGTAGGCTTAGAAATCTTAGACAAAGGCATTGCACGCCAACACCATCAAATCTTTGATGCAGAAGGCAATCTTATTGGTGAGATAACTTCGGGAACGCAATCGCCTACCCTAAAAATTTCAATCGGCATGGCGTATCTAAATACACCTTTCCACAAAATAGGAAGCGAAGTCTTTGTAGAAGTGCGCGAAGGAAAACGAATCAAGGCAAAAGTCGTCAAGATGCCTTTTTTGGGCTAAAAATAAAAGACAATGCCCTCATTTTTTCCTTTGTAGAAAATATTGGCTTGGCTATCCAAAACCTCGCCGACGGGCAACGCCCTCGGCGACGGTTAAAAAAAAGTTTATGCTTGAAATACAAAAAATTGTCCTTATTGGTTCGGGCAGAGTTGCCACTCACTTAGCACAGGCTTTCAAGCATTTGTCGCTTGAAATAAGTTGTGTTTATAGCCGCACGCTTGCGCATGCCGAAAAATTGGCGGCGAAAGTAGGCGCAAAGACACAAAACCATACGGATTTTTCGAAGGAAGAAGCCGACTTATTTATCTTGGCGGTCAGCGATTCGGCGGTAGCCACTATCCTACCCCAACTCCAACTGCCTGCGGGAGCTTCTCTTGTGCATACTTCGGGTGCGATGTCGCTTTCGGTCTTGGAAGGTTTAGAGCCAAAGGTAAGAATCGGCGTTTTCTATCCGCTGCAAACATTTAGTTTTGAAAAAGAAG is part of the Hugenholtzia roseola DSM 9546 genome and harbors:
- the gcvT gene encoding glycine cleavage system aminomethyltransferase GcvT, translated to MNTDTNTLQKVALHHIHEQLGAKLVPFAGFQMPVWYSSQNAEHQTVRQKVGIFDVSHMGEFLVSGVGATDFLQYVTSNDVSSLYEGKVQYSCLPNGKGGIVDDLLVYRLGQESYLLVVNASNIEKDWNWLLSHKPEGVEMRDISAQTSLFAVQGKLATDALQPLTEANLGSMKYYHFIKTTFAGVPDVLISTTGYTGAGGYEVYVPNEAAEKVWQAIMESGAPQGIQPIGLAARDTLRLEMGFCLYGNDIDDSTSPIEAGLGWITKFNKNFIDADLLKKQKEEGTSRKLVGLEILDKGIARQHHQIFDAEGNLIGEITSGTQSPTLKISIGMAYLNTPFHKIGSEVFVEVREGKRIKAKVVKMPFLG
- a CDS encoding nucleotide sugar dehydrogenase, producing the protein MQQTTLAIIGLGYVGLPLAVTFGQKYPTIGFDINPSRIKELQQGIDKTLETTAQELAAAQFLSYTTQLDDLRQANIFIITVPTPIDAYKIPDLTPLKRASQMIGKVLKKGDIVVYESTVYPTCTEEDCVPLLEKESGLVYNRDFYCGYSPERINPGDKQHTLTKIKKVVSGSTPDVAQQLNALYGSIIEAGTHLASSIKVAEASKVIENAQRDLNIAFVNELALIFDRMGIDTTEVLEAAGTKWNFLPFRPGLVGGHCIGVDPYYLTHKAESLGYHPEVILAGRRINDNMGSFIAAKIVKLLIQKDIHVKGANILVLGITFKENCPDIRNSKVIDVIRELQDFGTTVSIHDPWASPEEVLHEYGIDLMTTQKLEQAAPFDALVLAVAHREFENLEIKKLCNAKSVVYDVKSKLAKEVITARL